The Polyangiaceae bacterium genomic interval CGCGCTCGATGACCCACTCAAACGCCGGTTCTACCTCGAACTCTGCCGCACCGAGCGATGGAGCACACGTATGCTCCAAACAAAAATCGCCGGCATGCTTTACGAGCGAACGGCCATCGCCAAGCATCCCGATGCGGTCGTCGAGCAATCGCTCACGACGCTTGGCAACGAAGGACGGATGACACCGGACCTCGTTTTTCGCGATCCGTACGTTTTGGACTTTCTCCGGTTGCCGTCGGATTTCAGCGAAAGCGACTTGGAAGCGGCCATTTTACGCGAGCTGGAATCTTTTCTGCTCGAGCTTGGGCAAGGGTTTACTTTTGTGGCGCGGCAAAAGCGCATGTCCATTGGTCCCGATGATTTTTATCTCGATTTGTTGTTTTTTCACCGTCCTTTGCGCGCATTGGTTGCCGTCGAGCTGAAGCTTGGCCGTTTCGAAGCGAGCGACAAAGGGCAAATGGAGCTGTATTTGCGGTGGCTCGACAAGCACGAACGTGAGCCGCACGAAAACCCTCCATTGGGCCTCATTCTGTGCGCGGACAAAAACGAAGAACAGATCGAGCTGTTGCAGCTCACGGACGGTGCCATTCGGGTCGCGCGGTACTTGACGGAGCTGCCGCCACGCGAATTGCTCGAACGGAAGCTCTTGCACGCCATCGAGCATGCGCGCGCGCGTCTTGCGGGTGGGTATGCGCCCGCGGATGAAACGTAGCCAAAAGCGGCCCGGTGATTTGCAATCGCCATGGACACCGCCAAAGCGTTGCGATAGAACGGCCAGACTGCCATGGACCGAAATATTTTTCGTGAAGAACACGACCTCTTTCGCCAATCGTTTCGCAAATTCATCGATCGCGAGGTGAAGCCGCACCAGGATCGATGGATGGAGCAGGGAAGCGTCGATCGCGACGTATGGCGCAAAGCCGGGCAAGCCGGCTTCTTGTGCCCGTGGCTCGCTCCCGACTACGGCGGAGCCGGGGGCGATTTTTTGCACTCGGTCGTGGTGATCGAAGAGCTGGCGTACGCGCATGATTCGGGATTGGCCATGCCGCTGCATTCGGACATCGTCGTGCCCTACATCGTCGCGTTCGGCACCGAGGATCAGAAAAAGCGGTGGCTTCCCGACTGCGTATCGGGGGACATCGTGACGGCCATTGCAATGACCGAACCGGGCACAGGCAGTGACCTTGCAGCGATTGCAACGACGGCCGTGCGTGACGGTGACCATTACGTGCTGAATGGCGCCAAGACGTTCATTTCGAATGGCATTCTTTGCGATTTGTGCATCGTGGCGGCGAAAACCGATATGAATCCGGCCAATGCCCATCAAGGCATCAGTTTGTTCGTCGTCGAGGCATCGACGCCAGGATTCGTGAAAGGGAAAAAGCTGCGCAAGATGGGGATGGCTTCGCAAGACACGGCGGAGCTATCGTTCGAGGATTGCCGCGTTCCGGTGGCGAATCGTCTCGGGGACGAGGGCGCGGGGTTTTTGATGCTCATGCGAAACCTTCAGCAGGAGCGGCTCGTCGTGGCCGTGGGTGCGCAAGCGGCGGCCGAGCAAGTGCTGAAGGATACGGTTGCGTATTGCAAGGACCGAAAGGCTTTTGGCAAGCCCATTTCCAAGTTTCAAAACACGCAGTTCAAGTTGGCCGAATGTGCGACGAAGGTCGAAGTGGGCCGAGCATTTCTCGATCGATTGCTCTCCGATCACGTTGCCGGCAAGTACCTCGTCAAGGAATGTTCGATGGCCAAACTGTGGCAAACCGAGATGCTTGGCGAGGTCGTCGATGAATGTTTGCAATTCTTCGGCGGCTACGGTACATGCTCGAATACCCCGTGACGCGAGCGTACATGGATGCGCGTGTTCAGCGCGTCTTTGCCGGGACGAACGAAATCATGAAGGTCATCATTGCCAAGCAGATGGATCTTTGAAGAGTGGACTTCGCGTCCCAGGGATCGGTACACTTTCGCCTAGACCATGGGTCGGTGAAACCGTAGCGATGAACGTGACGTGATGTCGACGCGCCTCGAGGCTGAAGCACAACGATTCGTCATTGGGCCCCATGCGTGCTCGTTCGAGCCTCCGGACCTGATGGTCGTCGAGCTTCGTGGGTCGATCGTCGTCGACCACTTGACCGAATATCTGCGGCTGCGGAGCATGCTTCTCGAGGGGCAATCGCGCCTCTTGACGCTCTTGCTCTTGCACGACATGCAAGAAATATCGGCGGACGTGCGCCGCAGCTTGTCGCGCACGCGTGATCCTCGTCCACAAGCGACGGCCATCGTCGGCGCGCGTTATCGCACGCGGGTATTGGCCGAGCTCATCACGAAAGCCATGCGGTTCTTCACGGGCAAACTCATCATGCTCGCCTTTTTCGACGACCCCACGCAAGGCCGGGAATGGCTCGGGCAAATGCGCGGGCGATTGTAAGCCGCGTGCGGATGTCGATGGCTCGTCCACACGGAGCACTTCACGACCGCCGCGTGCATGGTAGGATGCCGCGTATGAAGCGTGCATTCGTACTTTTGTGCAGCCTTGCCTTGACGTGGGCGAGCGGTTGTTTGTCGGGACTCCAGGTAGATTCGGGCGATGGTGGGGCGGGAGGCAGTGCGGGATCGAGCGTTGATGCAGGTCCGGCATGTGACGAAGGGTTCTTTTGCACGGGGCCCTTGGCCGAGGGTTGGGAAGGTTTGTTCGTGCGCA includes:
- a CDS encoding DUF1016 family protein — translated: MSNLSTVLPTTLVSELRALIEASRGHVAQTVNSELIWLYWQIGNRLRQDVVGHERGAYGEQVITTVAKALSAEYGRGFKKSGLYRMMQFAEVFPDPEIVAALRRQLSWTHLREIIALDDPLKRRFYLELCRTERWSTRMLQTKIAGMLYERTAIAKHPDAVVEQSLTTLGNEGRMTPDLVFRDPYVLDFLRLPSDFSESDLEAAILRELESFLLELGQGFTFVARQKRMSIGPDDFYLDLLFFHRPLRALVAVELKLGRFEASDKGQMELYLRWLDKHEREPHENPPLGLILCADKNEEQIELLQLTDGAIRVARYLTELPPRELLERKLLHAIEHARARLAGGYAPADET